The genomic interval CTGACCGCGGCGAACGTAAACCTGTTCAGTTTCATCGGACAGAGCGGCACCGCCTATATGCACGGCATCTCGATCATCTGGCAGAGCTGGACCGGCAACATGGGTCTGGTGTTCGCCGGCCTGCTGATCATTCCCATCCTGAGACGGCTCAAGATCAAAACCGTCCCCGAATTCCTGGAAATGCGCTACAGCCGGGTGATCCGGATCCTTATCGGCTTCATCTGGGTGATCCGCCTCACTTTCTGGCTGGGGGTCGTGCTGGTGGCCGCCACGGTCGCTTTCAGCACCATCGCCTACGTGCCGGGCTTTGAAATCACCTCCTCGCAGACTTTCTGGCTCTTCCTTTTCGCCGGCATCGCCATAGTCTTCACTTTCATGGGCGGGATGTGGGCCGTGACGATCATCGACTCGATCCAGTTCATCCTGATGCTGGGCGGGGCGCTGATAATCCTGCCGATAGTCATGGCCAAGGTGGGCTGGTGGCCGGGCCTGATGTCGCACCTGGCCGAGGGCCGGATGAACCTGGTGCCGCAGACCGGCCTGTACAACTGGAAGTTCATCCTGGCGATCTGGATCCTGGGCATCCAGTGGGCGAGCACGGACGCGGGGCTGCTGCAGATGTCGCTCAGCTCCAAGGACGCCCGCAGCGCGGCCCGCGGCCTGGTGCTGGCCGGGATCATCACCACGCCGTTCGCCCTGCTCTGGATCCTGCCCGGCCTGGTCAGCTCGGTGCTGCTCCCGGGGCTGACCAACATGGACAAGGCTTTCCCCACCCTGATCAGCACTTCGCTTGGACCGGCCCTGATCGTCCTGGTGGCCTGCGGCCTGCTCTCCAACCAGATGAGTACGGTCAGCACCAACCTGACCGGAGCGGCCAGCGTTTTCTGCAACGATGTCTACAAGAGTCTGTTCAACCGGGAAGCCTCGCAGCGCCAGACCCTGATCATCGTGCGGACGATGATCGTGCTGGCCGGGCTGATGGGGATCGGCTTCGCCTTCCTGATCCCGCTGATCGGCGAGAACGTGGTGGCCGCCTACCTGACCGTGGTGGGTATTTTCGA from bacterium carries:
- a CDS encoding sodium:solute symporter family protein, whose protein sequence is MGYIGLIVLLAFLLSKILIGGLLSRWIDTGDDFMVAGRHLTPFILASALTAANVNLFSFIGQSGTAYMHGISIIWQSWTGNMGLVFAGLLIIPILRRLKIKTVPEFLEMRYSRVIRILIGFIWVIRLTFWLGVVLVAATVAFSTIAYVPGFEITSSQTFWLFLFAGIAIVFTFMGGMWAVTIIDSIQFILMLGGALIILPIVMAKVGWWPGLMSHLAEGRMNLVPQTGLYNWKFILAIWILGIQWASTDAGLLQMSLSSKDARSAARGLVLAGIITTPFALLWILPGLVSSVLLPGLTNMDKAFPTLISTSLGPALIVLVACGLLSNQMSTVSTNLTGAASVFCNDVYKSLFNREASQRQTLIIVRTMIVLAGLMGIGFAFLIPLIGENVVAAYLTVVGIFDMPFFVITIVFGLLWKRGNWQGMLIGYIVGIIVGSLSAYYRGVDAFFFSTFLSTASVLVVAPLASLLFPAPPKDKVDTVWRARQHDVEGDGKPFHLFPVSGGGRFFMAVFFLGLALFLAGVFSGSVGYVHAGMLALCGMVVYFAGGLLRLMFD